A stretch of Fusarium poae strain DAOMC 252244 chromosome 2, whole genome shotgun sequence DNA encodes these proteins:
- a CDS encoding hypothetical protein (BUSCO:30125at5125) gives MDSSTPTPKSILRGHKSQIHTTAFVRSNERLITGDADGFVVLWDLTIMRPRAVWRAHEKALLGVRGWGDDKIITHGRDMKLIVWKLGEADEEHLSTALPVEEMPTPRAQPWILHLLEVNTLNFCAFAICSSVPGPVDEASEVLIAVPNTLNSDAIDIYHLPSQHRIHTIKAGDKTGMAMCLALLHHENTLTLIAAFENGYATVQRLEADGQWVTTYNSQVHSQPVLSLSVHNDFFITSSADSIVSKHPIPTDLFFPLQDPEPPKITERVVEIIDDEPKATSLLSAGLKSSSSSQAPTGPSKKGVAWKDPIKTINTKHSGQQSLDIRSDGRIFATAGWDSKVRVYSVKTMKELAVLKWHQVGCFAVAFADVRISDKAKEDNKSTAQQGNVNKATTSVTKRTTSLVKAGLSVKEQRIATARQTHWIAAGAKDGKISLWDIY, from the exons ATGGATTCTTCAACTCCGACGCCCAAATCTATACTGCGCGGACATAAGTCCCAGATTCACACCACAGCATTCGTCAGGTCAAATGAGCGTCTCATCACAGGCGACGCAGACGGTTTCGTGGTGCTATGGGATCTCACAATAATGCGCCCGCGAGCCGTCTGGCGCGCGCACGAAAAGGCTCTGTTAGGCGTCCGTGGCTGGGGCGACGACAAAATTATCAC ACATGGTCGTGATATGAAACTCATAGTATGGAAGCTTGGCGAGGCAGATGAGGAACATCTGAGTACAGCCCTTCCTGTAGAAGAGATGCCAACACCCAGAGCCCAACCATGGATACTCCATTTACTCGAGGTGAACACCTTGAACTTTTGTGCTTTTGCCATCTGTTCAAGCGTGCCTGGGCCTGTAGATGAAGCGTCTGAGGTCTTGATCGCCGTGCCAAATACTCTCAACTCAGACGCT ATCGATATTTATCATTTACCTTCACAACATCGAATCCATACCATCAAAGCTGGTGACAAGACGGGTATGGCTATGTGCCTTGCCCTTCTGCATCACGAGAACACTCTCACGCTTATTGCTGCTTTTGAGAACGGGTACGCGACTGTGCAACGACTTGAGGCTGATGGTCAATGGGTTACGACATACAACTCGCAAGTTCATTCACAGCCTGTGTTATCTCTGAGTGTCCATAACGACTTCTTCATCACCTCCAGTGCCGACTCCATCGTCTCTAAACACCCCATACCCACCGATTTATTCTTCCCACTCCAAGACCCTGAGCCACCCAAAATTACAGAACGTGTGGTCGAGATAATAGACGACGAACCCAAGGCAACATCGCTCCTATCGGCTGGTctcaaatcatcatcatcatctcaagCTCCTACGGGACCTTCCAAGAAAGGCGTGGCGTGGAAGGATCCCATCAaaaccatcaacaccaaacaCTCTGGACAGCAAAGTCTGGATATACGATCAGACGGGCGGATTTTTGCCACGGCAGGTTGGGATTCCAAAGTGCGAGTCTACTCTGTTAAGACCATGAAAGAACTCGCCGTGTTGAAATGGCACCAAGTTGGATGCTTTGCTGTTGCATTTGCTGATGTGAGAATATCAGACAAGGCGAAAGAAGATAATAAATCAACTGCACAGCAAGGGAATGTCAACAAAGCCACAACAAGTGTCACCAAACGAACAACTTCTCTTGTCAAGGCAGGACTAAGCGTCAAAGAACAACGTATAGCGACTGCACGGCAAACACACTGGATCGCTGCAGGTGCAAAGGATGGGAAGATTAGCTTATGGGATATTTATTGA
- a CDS encoding hypothetical protein (TransMembrane:1 (o274-291i)) gives MGEKRKASQDLAGYRHPVDNGDTSQPTATNSTLTGPPKDDVARDRHYAELYTKAPDFQQLALQDADFARSWNQHKTDFFKDPECVMQLTKTLLKLDFGLQLELPNDRLCPPVTNRNNYILWLKGLLDTSSYEKNAQDVVGCDIGTGASCIYPLLGCTERNNWNFIATDIDPKSLEYARKNVTLNNLNQRINVVQRKNTDSLIPLDDLNVPSIAFTMCNPPFYKSEQELIESAKKKAYPPFTACTGAQVEMVTEGGEVAFVERMLKESLVLRERVQWYTSMFGFHMSLLAFVRKLKENKIDNYAVTEFIQGSKTKRWAVAWSFGSMRPSQEFARIVGSTFPKSDQPEITEETVAQLPFRGSVSEFAEQFRTELGKLDLITWEWDADRLEGTGRAVDRVWARAWRRLKQRGEAQDVNSETAECVFGFRVSVRFEKDSISVSCRWLEGHDPVAFDSFRGHLKKTVKSIFIRTGPIV, from the exons ATGGGCGAAAAGAGGAAGGCTTCGCAAGATCTTGCTGGCTACAGGCACCCTGTCGACAATGGTGATACGAGCCAACCAACAGCCACGAACAGCACCCTTACAGGCCCGCCAAAGGATGATGTAGCTCGAGATCGTCACTACGCGGAACTATATACCAAAGCACCCGATTTCCAACAGCTTGCTCTTCAAGATGCAGACTTTGCACGATC GTGGAATCAGCACAAGACTGACTTCTTCAAAGATCCAGAATGTGTTATGCAGTTGACAAAAACACTTCTAAAGCTCGACTTTGGATTGCAGCTTGAGCTTCCCAATGACCGACTGTGCCCACCT GTCACCAATCGAAACAACTACATCCTTTGGTTGAAGGGCCTTCTTGACACCTCTTCGTACGAAAAGAATGCTCAAGATGTTGTTGGGTGTGATATAGGTACTGGCGCAAGTTGCATTTACCCGCTGCTGGGTTGCACAGAGCGCAATAATTGGAACTTTATCGCTACAG ACATCGATCCCAAAAGTCTTGAGTATGCTCGTAAAAATGTGACTTTGAACAATCTTAACCAAAGGATCAACGTTGTTCAGCGTAAAAACACCGACAGTCTCATCCCACTAGATGATTTGAATGTTCCCAGTATCGCATTCACGATGTGTAACCCACCTTTTTACAAATCTGAGCAAGAGCTCATTGAAAGCGCCAAGAAAAAGGCATACCCGCCCTTCACGGCTTGCACAGGCGCCCAAGTTGAGATGGTAACTGAAGGTGGTGAAGTCGCATTTGTTGAGCGCATGCTCAAAGAGTCTCTGGTCCTACGAGAGCGCGTGCAGTGGTACACATCCATGTTCGGCTTCCACATGAGTCTACTCGCGTTTGTGCGTAAGCTGAAGGAGAATAAAATCGACAACTACGCTGTGACGGAATTTATTCAGGGAAGCAAGACAAAACGCTGGGCTGTTGCATGGAGCTTTGGAAGCATGAGACCAAGTCAAGAATTTGCTCGCATCGTCGGATCGACGTTTCCCAAGAGTGATCAACCCGAGATTACAGAAGAAACGGTTGCGCAATTACCCTTCCGTGGCTCCGTCAGCGAATTTGCAGAACAATTCCGCACTGAGCTTGGGAAGCTCGACTTGATCACCTGGGAATGGGACGCAGATAGACTGGAGGGTACTGGCCGAGCAGTGGATCGTGTCTGGGCGCGAGCTTGGCGACGACTGAAGCAGAGAGGAGAGGCACAAGATGTCAATTCCGAGACGGCGGAATGCGTCTTTGGTTTTAGGGTATCTGTACGGTTTGAAAAGGATTCCATCTCGGTCAGTTGTCGATGGCTGGAGGGTCACGATCCAGTCGCATTCGACAGCTTCCGTGGACATTTAAAGAAGACTGTAAAATCTATCTTCATTCGAACGGGTCCTATAGTGTAA
- a CDS encoding hypothetical protein (TransMembrane:2 (i215-232o275-295i)), translated as MDESRKSNKSPLRSLDPQPIRSPSPTRDQERERDRADRDRGYERGPERAKSYPGPEAQYGSQQFGTQNFNTQDYYRPGYNPQQFESQYNPQKYPPTSGPQTGHNDLPMRPVSESYLPNHPGAMASAIKPPHQMVPANIPADLGELRDLRTNCQLNLREYISLQRRRRSGDASMSAYELETRLRNQTTFVLNDLRVLQSEVRSIAKEAENHRWRRWIVGGAIATFIPMIRRFWRRSEDDEDSQLAANDTEYAFQKSKGLLDHIKNGILGKGRFAKLAFLVFAVLFVFSNEVSIRVARTVQKRIKKLASRIEQGDPDIDDKDMKSLEGWRWRVLLW; from the exons ATGGATGAATCTCGCAAGTCAAACAAGTCGCCTCTTCGATCTCTGGATCCTCAACCCATCCGCAGTCCATCTCCTACGCGAGACCAGGAGCGCGAACGTGATCGTGCTGATCGCGATCGCGGGTATGAGCGAGGCCCAGAGAGAGCAAAGTCATATCCAGGTCCTGAAGCTCAGTATGGATCTCAGCAGTTTGGCACTCAAAACTTCAATACTCAGGACTACTACCGACCAGGCTACAACCCTCAGCAATTTGAATCGCAGTATAACCCTCAGAAATATCCTCCTACCAGTGGCCCTCAGACTGGACACAATGATCTCCCAATGCGCCCGGTATCTGAGTCCTATCTCCCCAACCATCCCGGGGCCATGGCCAGCGCAATAAAGCCGCCTCATCAGATGGTGCCTGCTAACATCCCGGCTGACTTGGGAGAGCTTCGGGACCTCCGAACGAATTGTCAGCTCAATCTGCGAGAATACATAAGCTTGCAGCGCCGGCGACGAAGTGGTGATGCTTCCATGTCCGCTTATGAGCTCGAGACTCGTCTTCGCAACCAGACGACTTTTGTCTTGAATGACTTGAGAGTTTTGCAAAGTGAAGTGCGCAGTATCGCCAAAGAAGCCGAGAACCATCGCTGGCGAAGATGGATCGTCGGAGGAGCCAT TGCCACTTTTATTCCCATGATCCGCCGTTTCTGGCGCCGAAGcgaagacgatgaagattCACAATTAGCAGCCAACGACACTGAGTACGCCTTCCAAAAGTCAAAGGGTCTTCTCGATCATATTAAGAACGGTATACTTGGCAAAGGTCGCTTCGCCAAACTGGCCTTCCTCGTGTTTGCCGTGCTGTTTGTGTTTTCCAACGAGGTGTCTATCCGTGTCGCCCGAACTGTGCAGAAGCGAATCAAGAAGCTTGCTTCAAGAATCGAGCAAGGCGACCCGGATATCGATGACAAGGATATGAAGAGTCTTGAGGGCTGGCGATGGAGAGTTCTTCTGTGGTAA
- a CDS encoding hypothetical protein (BUSCO:22534at5125), which produces MLDIEDFIEERGGNPEKIRESQRRRHAPVELVDEVIALWQDARKTQYGVTQIGTQINGVQKEIGLKKRAKEDATDLLKQKEELTEKKKIQEELAAAKNAELKVKAKLVGNYVHDSVHVSENEDNNTIERTWAPETFDKTKQAALSHHDVLLRLGGYDPVRGVKLVGHRGYCLTGYGMFLNLALVNYATSFLFHKGYTPNQPPFMLNRDQMAKTAQLSQFDEELYRVSEGPTPSESDRYLIATSEQPLSALHAEEWIQPAELPIKYCGYSTCFRKEAGSHGRDAWGVFRVHQFEKVEQFVLCGPDDSWDQFDQMMANSEEFYKSLGLPYQVVGIVTGALNNAAAKKYDLEAWFPFQKEYKELVSCSNCTDYQTRELEIRHGAKKGKQIVGGGKKEYVHALNATLCATERTLCCILENYQTEEGLVVPEVLRKYIPGEPEFLPFVKEASKETEKVEKKEKTLPVREKA; this is translated from the exons ATGTTGGACATTGAGGATTTCATTGAGGAGCGCGGCGGAAACCCCGAGAAGATTCGGGAGAGCCAGCGTCGCCGACATGCTCCTGTAGAGCTCGTTGACGAGGTTATTGCTCTCTGGCAAGATGCGCGAAAGA CCCAGTACGGCGTCACTCAGATTGGTACTCAAATAAACGGTGTCCAAAAGGAGATTGGTCTCAAGAAAAGGGCCAAGGAGGATGCGACCGACCTGCTCAAGCAGAAGGAGGAGTTgacagagaagaagaagattcaGGAGGAGCTCGCTGCGGCCAAGAACGCCGaactcaaggtcaaggctaAGCTCGTCGGAAACTACGTCCACGACTCCGTACACGTCAGCGAAAACGAggacaacaacaccatcgaGAGAACCTGGGCGCCTGAGACCTTTGACAAGACCAAGCAAGCCGCTCTCTCCCACCACGATGTGCTCCTGCGACTTGGAGGATACGACCCCGTCCGTGGTGTCAAGCTAGTAGGCCACCGAGGTTACTGCTTGACTGGCTACGGAATGTTCTT GAACCTGGCCCTTGTCAATTACGCCACCTCTTTCCTCTTCCACAAGG GCTACACCCCTAACCAGCCCCCTTTCATGCTCAACCGCGACCAAATGGCCAAGACTGCTCAGCTCTCTCAGTTCGACGAGGAGCTGTACCGTGTCTCTGAAGGTCCTACACCCTCCGAGTCTGACCGATACCTGATTGCCACCAGCGAGCAGCCCCTTTCCGCCCTCCACGCCGAAGAGTGGATCCAGCCCGCCGAACTTCCCATCAAGTACTGTGGTTACAGCACTTGCTTCCGAAAGGAGGCTGGCAGCCACGGCCGTGATGCCTGGGGTGTGTTCCGTGTGCACCAGTTCGAGAAGGTCGAGCAGTTTGTCCTTTGTGGTCCCGATGACAGCTGGGACCAGTTTGACCAGATGATGGCCAACTCTGAGGAGTTTTACAAGTCTCTTGGTCTCCCCTACCAGGTTGTTGGCATCGTCACCGGTGCGCTGAACAACGCTGCTGCCAAGAAGTACGATTTGGAAGCGTGGTTCCCCTTCCAAAAGGAGTACAAGGAGCTTGTTTCATGCTCCAACTGCACAGACTACCAGACACGAGAGCTCGAGATTCGCCATGGTGCCAAGAAGGGTAAGCAGATCGTTGGTGGTGGAAAGAAGGAGTACGTCCATGCTCTGAACGCT ACACTCTGTGCTACTGAGCGAACGCTGTGCTGTATCCTTGAGAACTACCAGACCGAGGAGGGTTTGGTTGTTCCCGAGGTGCTGCGAAAGTACATCCCTGGTGAGCCCGAGTTCCTTCCTTTCGTCAAGGAAGCCTCCAAGGAGACTGAGAAggtcgagaagaaggagaagactCTCCCTGTGCGAGAGAAAGCATAA
- a CDS encoding hypothetical protein (TransMembrane:1 (o651-671i)~BUSCO:8682at5125), which yields MNPTAARGALRAGGACVRCRKGKTKCVYENGRPPCKNCAKGMHDCYLPSESLQHHGGGSPARHASHPHRPRDNVPAVAAPTAERQPAVGAAPTRHAQTGSDNNQYHCHGHLPSGLADIALCSSLPPRPSACSLSLVILTAGHPKTILPLIIPRLLAIRSLPRLFGYSSRFAGSLAPQTCVRLEAPQYRPIKKTFANETSIRLTPELIAECERVVSKTFPACVAFHKPSFVQQLKSASLDAALVYGLLTCAARYVTSSEPCCPISFPITLAGLVCYADRRLISHVVLTRPSARTVAPHRSVLPSPSLSQFLLSGFEPRIPESHLPTIPASPQLNVVMLHVASFDIPESSPSLIRRYGGPTQAAETFAAKAMTLINQNLDHPNLVDIQALCLIIIHEWGSRNAVRAYIYLGQAARMVQMYRILNSHHPSPDADLFLRDESLRRTVWLIYILDCLLTSTPGRYSALSPHDTADVSLPCSDINFAFGNAVFVKTLRQQLDPNAVPPGQPPSEIGEFGYIVLASTVWRDVVAMLTTTTLANFREEDCSDLVAKIEGLRATLPMQFVDKPGQINLHMTMGSGYTFAMLHCLLHCATVFVHRRRLLQEVTSPNFNLESFRLNSRCHDIIDRLFTSCHGTISLLTAVEAGSEKDHSPCFPIFMLFSAFTASATVAYLSLKGLTPPNAVETAAHIVKDGLRFMSDGTENWPLMGSWLRHLTVMQRVLNNDAAAANGSSSLRHGSASHGAGGIKDEISSNADTNPDAMDYDQANRAGSVSGQGPNRSVSESVRGDSEPPVVLARRPGIATINGGSGGVSTPTTSPPPSNTSHGVSGMPGIKQTSPEMANGIVPPQDGQTTSQDMTAPELCQAFERQLLDLDDLAAFMGGGV from the exons ATGAACCCAACTGCTGCTCGCGGAGCACTTAGGGCCGGGGGTGCCTGCGTGCGCTGTAGAAAGGGCAAGACTAAGTGTGTTTATGAGAATGGGAGACCGCCTTGCAAGAATTGCGCGAAGGGAATGCATGATTGCTATCTACCGTCCGAGAGCCTTCAGCATCACGGAGGAGGAAGCCCAGCGCGACATGCCAGCCATCCACATCGCCCCCGCGACAATGTTCCTGCTGTCGCTGCACCCACGGCTGAGAGACAGCCTGCCGTAGGCGCTGCTCCTACGCGTCACGCCCAGACGGGTTCCGACAA TAACCAATATCACTGTCACGGTCACCTTCCAAGTGGTTTGGCGGACATCGCTCTTTGCTCTTCTCTACCCCCCCGG CCTTCAGCCTGCTCCCTTAGTCTTGTCATTCTGACGGCTGGCCACCCCAAAACGATTCTTCCTCTGATCATCCCTCGCCTTCTTGCCATTCGCTCATTACCGCGTTTATTTGGTTATTCTTCCCGATTCGCAGGGAGCTTGGCTCCTCAAACCTGTGTCCGTCTTGAAGCCCCACAATATCGCC CTATCAAGAAGACCTTTGCTAACGAAACCTCTATCAGATTGACGCCTGAACTCATTGCTGAATGTGAGCGCGTTGTGTCGAAGACCTTCCCGGCTTGCGTTGCGTTTCACAAGCCCTCCTTTGTTCAACAGCTAAAGAGCGCGTCTTTGGACGCTGCCCTGGTTTACGGTCTTTTGACCTGCGCAGCCCGGTACGTCACCAGTTCCGAACCCTGCTGCCCAATTTCCTTCCCAATTACTTTGGCTGGTCTCGTTTGTTACGCCGACCGTCGTCTCATTTCCCACGTCGTTCTAACTCGCCCATCCGCCCGGACTGTGGCTCCACACCGATCGGTGCTACCATCACCGAGTTTGAGCCAATTCTTGCTGTCCGGGTTTGAGCCGAGGATTCCCGAGTCACATCTTCCCACAATCCCCGCATCCCCACAGTTGAATGTTGTGATGCTTCACGTTGCCAGTTTCGATATTCCAGA AAGCTCGCCTAGTCTCATTCGCCGCTATGGAGGACCTACACAGGCTGCCGAGACATTCGCAGCCAAAGCCATGACTCTTATCAACCAAAACCTAGACCATCCTAACCTCGTTGATATTCAAGCATTGTGCTTGATCATTATCCATGAATGGGGCTCACGCAATGCCGTCAGAGCCTACATCTATTTGGGCCAGGCTGCGCGCATGGTTCAGATGTACAGGATTTTGAACAGCCACCATCCATCCCCAGATGCCGACCTCTTCCTACGCGATGAATCCCTTCGTCGTACAGTCTGGCTCATCTACATACTGGATTGCCTTCTGACGAGCACTCCCGGTCGATACTCTGCATTGTCTCCTCATGATACTGCAGACGTCTCTTTGCCCTGTTCGGACATCAACTTTGCATTCGGCAACGCTGTGTTTGTCAAGACTCTGCGTCAGCAGCTCGACCCTAACGCCGTTCCACCTGGTCAACCCCCATCCGAGATTGGCGAGTTTGGTTACATTGTCCTGGCTTCGACCGTCTGGCGCGACGTTGTCGCGATGCTTACCACTACTACACTCGCAAACTTCCGCGAGGAGGACTGTAGTGACTTGGTCGCAAAGATCGAAGGTCTCCGGGCAACTTTGCCGATGCAGTTCGTGGATAAGCCGGGTCAGATTAACCTTCATATGACGATGGGTTCCGGTTACACTTTTGCCATGCTTCATTGCCTTCTTCATTGCGCTACGGTCTTTGTACACCGAAGACGCCTGTTGCAGGAGGTGACATCTCCCAACTTCAACCTGGAATCGTTCCGCCTCAATTCTCGATGTCACGATATCATTGATCGTCTCTTCACGTCTTGCCATGGCACAATTTCATTGCTCACTGCCGTTGAGGCCGGCTCTGAGAAGGATCACTCACCTTGTTTCCCGATATTTATGCTCTTCTCTGCCTTCACCGCCAGTGCTACTGTAGCCTACCTGTCACTCAAAGGCCTTACGCCCCCTAATGCTGTCGAAACAGCCGCGCACATTGTCAAGGACGGTCTACGATTTATGAGTGACGGGACCGAGAACTGGCCTTTGATGGGCAGTTGGTTGCGACACCTTACCGTTATGCAACGTGTACTCAACAACGATGCTGCGGCTGCTAATGGCAGCAGTTCTCTGCGCCATGGCTCAGCGTCACATGGCGCAGGCGGCATCAAGGACGAGATTTCATCCAACGCCGACACAAATCCAGATGCGATGGATTACGATCAAGCCAACCGCGCAGGCAGCGTTTCAGGTCAAGGTCCCAACCGCTCCGTTTCCGAGTCAGTGCGTGGCGACAGTGAGCCTCCAGTTGTGCTTGCTCGGCGGCCTGGCATCGCCACCATCAACGGTGGCTCAGGGGGAGTATCTACTCCTACTACTTCACCTCCTCCATCAAATACTTCACACGGTGTCAGTGGAATGCCTGGTATCAAACAGACCAGCCCGGAAATGGCAAACGGAATCGTGCCTCCTCAGGATGGGCAGACTACAAGCCAGGACATGACAGCGCCCGAGCTATGCCAGGCTTTTGAACGACAACTTCTCGATTTGGACGACTTGGCTGCATTCATGGGCGGGGGTGTCTAG
- a CDS encoding hypothetical protein (TransMembrane:8 (i50-68o88-110i117-135o141-162i174-197o209-227i264-281o390-410i)) — MTQDEYNTRAPHEGMSPGRYIATRFSSLKPPMHNVPNPIKLLRMLNSQQWAFFFIAFAAWTWDAYDFFSVSLTVTDLAETFDKTKTDITWGITLVLMFRSIGSIAFGLAADRYGRKWPFVVNNLLFIVLELGTGFCQTYQQFLACRALFGVAMGGLYGNVAATALEDIPEEARGLISGMLQQGYAFGYLLCTAFARGLVDTTSHGWRPLFWFGACPPVLFIVWRLMLPETQAYQERQRLREEASADGKGKVFIKEGKVALKHHWLLLIYLVLLMAGFNFMSHGSQDLYPTMLENQLSFSKNKVTVTQVVANLGAMTGGTVVGFLSHVQGAWGVIPIHLMELSPGAFRTFVVGTSYQLGNLVSSASSTIEARIGERFPLPDNAEGQSRYDYGKVICIFMACVYGYVVVLTFGGPENLGGKFDIAHDLDAREIMGRPMDADQYRRSGDEEKNFKRDSTEKPEVAHVRD; from the exons ATGACTCAAGACGAGTACAATACTCGAGCGCCACATGAGGGCATGTCGCCTGGTCGATATATTGCAACGCGCTTTTCGTCGCTCAAACCTCCCATGCACAACGTGCCGAATCCCATCAAACTGCTGCGCATGCTCAACTCACAGCAATGGGCGTTCTTCTTTATTGCTTTTGCTGCTTGG ACGTGGGATGCCTATGATTTTTTCTCAGTTAGTCTCACCGTCACAGATCTCGCTGAAACCTTTGACAAAACGAAAACCGATATCACATGGGGAATCACCCTAGTCCTCATGTTTCGATCCATCGGTTCCATCGCCTTTGGTTTAGCAGCTGATCGGTATGGAAGAAAGTGGCCCTTCGTTGTTAACAACCTTCTCTTTATCGTACTTGAGCTT GGGACTGGGTTTTGTCAAACCTATCAACAATTTTTGGCTTGCAGGGCATTATTTGGAGTTGCCATGGGAGGTCTCTATGGTAATGTCGCTGCTACAGCCCTCGAAGACATCCCAGAGGAAGCTAGAGGTTTAATATCAGGAATGCTCCAACAAGGA TATGCCTTTGGATATCTTCTGTGCACCGCTTTTGCACGAGGCCTCGTCGATACAACTTCTCACGGTTGGCGTCCTCTCTTTTGGTTCGGGGCTTGCCCACCAGTTTTGTTCATCGTCTGGCGCCTCATGCTCCCCGAGACACAGGCCTACCAAGAGCGCCAGcgtctgagggaagaagccAGTGCAGACGGAAAGGGCAAAGTATTTATCAAAGAGGGAAAGGTTGCCCTCAAGCACCACTGGCTACTCCTTATCTATCTCGTCCTTCTCATGGCTGGCTTCAACTTTATGAGTCACGGTAGCCAAGACTTGTATCCCACCATGCTGGAGAaccagctcagcttctccAAGAACAAAGTCACCGTTACCCAAGTCGTGGCGAATTTGGGAGCCATGACTGGTGGTACTGTTGTCGGTTTCTTGAGTCA TGTGCAAGGAGCCTGGGGTGTGATTCCTATTCACTTGATGGAATTGTCTCCTGGTGCATTCCGGACCTTTGTTGTTGGAACTTCATATCAGCTGGGCAACTTAGTGTCGTCAGCCTCTTCGACTATTGAGGCCCGTATCGGCGAACGTTTTCCTCTTCCTGACAATGCTGAGGGCCAGAGTCGATACGATTACGGGAAGGTCATTTGTATCTTCATGGCGTGCGTTTACGGATACGTAGTTGTACTCACGTTTGGAGGTCCAGAGAACTTGGGGGGCAAGTTTGATATTGCTCACGACCTTGATGCGAGGGAGATCATGGGTAGACCCATGGATGCAGACCAGTATCGTAGATCgggagatgaagagaagaactTCAAGAGGGATAGCACTGAGAAGCCTGAAGTTGCACATGTACGGGATTAG